The Pseudomonas wenzhouensis genome has a segment encoding these proteins:
- a CDS encoding OprO/OprP family phosphate-selective porin encodes MIRKHFAGFAASALALAVSAQAFAGTVTTDGADLVIKTKGGLEVATTDKAFSFKLSGKLQWDATQFDGLMAADQNKPFDDTFNTFIRRGEFGLEGTAYSDWDWGLRLSYDEADDTSVDRAFIAYTGLDIGTFTVGRFGVDYGLENSTSSSWITAIERPFMYDFLNGDEDTQFGVNFKHSGDNYGLMAQVATYEGDNNYKNEDNDELYGYTLRAHWAPYLNGTDVIHLAANYHNSESDDNRARARTRMGIRSDNDFRLTFGDVRVADKDVEWVLESGAQFGSFRAQAEYFQRQISGETLAGAKSDVDLNGYYAQVSYMFNGVRQYKAADGKWDKPDNMKGSWEIFARYESTTIDSDAGAIPGNLGLAGIVADDVNDEFETKAMVVGVNYFVTPSVRTSLNYVDYQVDNINTSNQVGGKSVQDDGKAIVGRLQYVF; translated from the coding sequence ATGATCCGTAAGCACTTCGCCGGTTTCGCAGCCAGCGCTCTGGCTCTGGCCGTTTCCGCCCAGGCTTTCGCCGGCACCGTCACCACTGACGGCGCCGACCTCGTGATCAAGACCAAAGGTGGCCTGGAAGTCGCCACCACTGACAAGGCATTCAGCTTCAAGCTGAGCGGCAAGCTGCAGTGGGATGCCACTCAGTTCGATGGCCTGATGGCTGCCGACCAGAACAAGCCGTTCGACGATACCTTCAACACCTTTATCCGTCGCGGTGAGTTCGGCCTGGAAGGCACGGCCTACAGCGATTGGGACTGGGGGCTGCGTCTGAGCTACGACGAAGCCGATGACACCAGTGTCGACCGTGCCTTCATCGCCTACACCGGCCTGGACATCGGAACCTTCACCGTCGGTCGTTTCGGGGTCGATTACGGCCTGGAGAACTCCACCAGCTCCTCCTGGATCACCGCCATCGAACGTCCGTTCATGTACGACTTCCTCAATGGTGATGAGGACACCCAGTTCGGTGTCAACTTCAAGCATTCGGGCGACAACTACGGCCTGATGGCCCAGGTTGCCACCTACGAAGGCGACAACAACTACAAGAACGAAGACAACGACGAACTGTACGGCTACACCCTGCGCGCCCACTGGGCTCCGTATCTCAATGGCACCGACGTCATTCACCTCGCGGCCAACTACCACAACAGCGAGTCCGACGATAACCGTGCCCGCGCGCGCACCCGCATGGGGATTCGCAGCGACAACGACTTCCGCCTGACCTTCGGCGATGTGCGCGTGGCCGACAAGGACGTTGAATGGGTGCTGGAATCCGGTGCTCAGTTCGGTTCTTTCCGTGCTCAGGCCGAGTATTTCCAGCGTCAGATCAGCGGCGAAACGCTGGCCGGCGCCAAGTCCGACGTCGACCTCAATGGCTATTACGCTCAGGTTTCCTACATGTTCAACGGCGTGCGCCAGTACAAGGCTGCCGATGGCAAGTGGGACAAGCCGGACAACATGAAAGGCTCCTGGGAAATCTTCGCTCGTTACGAGAGCACCACCATCGACTCCGATGCCGGTGCCATTCCGGGCAACCTGGGGCTGGCCGGTATCGTCGCTGACGACGTCAACGACGAGTTCGAGACCAAGGCCATGGTGGTCGGTGTGAACTACTTCGTGACCCCGTCCGTACGCACCAGCCTGAACTACGTCGACTATCAGGTGGACAACATCAATACCTCCAACCAGGTTGGTGGCAAGAGCGTGCAGGACGATGGCAAGGCCATCGTAGGTCGCCTGCAGTACGTCTTCTAA
- a CDS encoding ParB/Srx family N-terminal domain-containing protein gives MRPIILLLLALGVSSAALAQDYRAAKPGELLQVPLRALHPTQAVVGYDQIYYKLGRFAQERNKLFDEYCEANGQGESASVPGDADLHKPDSFTCQNQVGARSGEMKTVVVGPQGKLFLTDGHHTFTVLLEHPRGGESLNMWVKVTDNFSDSPDMASFWQRMAQAGKAWLRDGSGQVIDPQQIPGQLGLQHLANDPYRALVYFTREVGYDKPRSGEVAPEFLEFYWGNWLRSVMALDGYDLSERGDYRDAVEAAAKKMVALAPEDEVGNSGFKARELGGYSSMDRKELNKVAGRKLNYVTRYKKALADTH, from the coding sequence ATGCGTCCAATCATCCTGCTACTGCTTGCGTTGGGGGTGAGCTCAGCCGCCCTGGCTCAGGATTACAGGGCAGCCAAGCCTGGCGAGCTGCTTCAGGTGCCGCTGCGGGCCTTGCATCCGACCCAGGCTGTGGTCGGTTACGACCAGATCTACTACAAGCTCGGCCGCTTTGCACAAGAGCGCAACAAGCTGTTCGACGAATACTGCGAGGCCAACGGGCAGGGCGAAAGTGCCAGTGTGCCGGGGGATGCCGACCTGCACAAACCAGACAGCTTCACCTGTCAGAACCAGGTCGGTGCCCGCAGCGGCGAGATGAAAACGGTGGTCGTCGGCCCCCAGGGCAAGCTGTTCCTGACCGATGGCCATCACACCTTCACCGTGCTGCTGGAGCACCCCAGGGGTGGGGAGAGTCTGAACATGTGGGTCAAGGTGACCGACAACTTCAGTGACAGCCCGGACATGGCCAGTTTCTGGCAGCGCATGGCGCAGGCAGGCAAGGCCTGGCTCAGGGACGGTAGCGGTCAGGTCATCGACCCTCAGCAGATACCCGGCCAACTGGGCTTGCAGCACCTGGCCAACGACCCCTATCGGGCGTTGGTGTACTTCACCCGCGAGGTGGGTTACGACAAACCGCGCTCCGGCGAAGTGGCCCCGGAGTTCCTGGAGTTCTACTGGGGCAACTGGTTGCGCTCGGTGATGGCGCTGGATGGCTATGACCTGAGCGAGCGTGGCGATTACCGCGACGCGGTCGAAGCGGCGGCGAAGAAGATGGTGGCACTCGCGCCAGAAGATGAAGTCGGCAACAGTGGCTTCAAGGCCCGTGAGCTGGGCGGCTATTCGTCGATGGATCGCAAGGAGCTGAACAAGGTGGCCGGCCGCAAGCTGAACTATGTCACCCGCTACAAGAAGGCGTTGGCCGATACGCATTGA
- a CDS encoding inorganic diphosphatase, protein MQRSILATTLALLLGSGTAIAQQSITHPFHASQAEDAPNNVHMAVEIPAGSFTKYEINEEGLVFVDRFQSMPVVYPANYGSLSRTLGGDNDPLDGLVLTREPLHPGVLIKFRPIGYLKMIDGGEADEKIIGVPSSDIDPSYDNIKDIDDLPLIERQRIEAFFRVYKQLPEGRKKVELNGYGNAAEARQMIKTALENYTSNN, encoded by the coding sequence ATGCAACGATCCATTCTCGCCACCACCCTCGCCCTGCTGCTCGGCAGCGGCACAGCCATCGCACAGCAGTCGATCACCCATCCCTTTCACGCCTCTCAGGCAGAGGATGCACCGAATAACGTGCACATGGCGGTGGAAATCCCGGCGGGCAGCTTCACCAAATATGAGATCAACGAAGAAGGCCTGGTTTTCGTCGACCGCTTCCAGTCCATGCCTGTGGTTTACCCGGCCAACTACGGCTCGCTTTCTCGCACCCTGGGTGGCGACAACGATCCGCTCGACGGCCTGGTGCTGACGCGCGAACCACTTCACCCTGGAGTTCTGATCAAGTTCCGCCCGATCGGTTATCTGAAGATGATCGATGGCGGTGAAGCGGACGAAAAGATCATCGGTGTGCCCAGCAGCGATATCGACCCGAGCTACGACAACATCAAGGACATCGATGACCTGCCGCTGATCGAACGTCAGCGCATCGAGGCGTTCTTCCGCGTTTACAAGCAACTGCCCGAAGGCCGCAAGAAAGTCGAACTCAATGGCTACGGCAATGCCGCCGAAGCACGCCAGATGATTAAGACCGCGCTGGAAAACTACACAAGCAACAACTGA
- a CDS encoding GNAT family N-acetyltransferase: MPIITIDSLDDVSAAAWDALLPQRQPFLRHAFLSALEDSGSVGGHSGWQPSHRLWCDAQGALQAAMPAYLKQHSYGEYVFDHAWADACRRAGIAYYPKLLGAVPFSPVTGARLLGDAQAAGQLLAALTAGLSTEGLSGLHVNFTSPACDAVIGACEGWLERLGCQFHWHNRGYRDFQDFLDTLASRKRKQMRKEREQVAGQGIDFERRAGHELTEADWDFVYQCYANTYHVRGQAPYLARDFFSLLAERMAEMIRVVFARQHGRPLAMAFSLVDGDTFYGRYWGCLAEFDRLHFETCFYQGMEWAIAEGLERFDAGAQGEHKLIRGFEPVITRSWHHLAHPGLQAAVAGFLEQERSGVRVYAEQARSYLPFRQSGEA, encoded by the coding sequence ATGCCCATTATCACTATCGACTCTCTGGACGACGTGTCAGCGGCTGCCTGGGATGCCTTGTTGCCACAACGACAGCCGTTTCTGCGTCATGCCTTTCTGTCCGCGCTCGAGGACAGCGGCAGCGTGGGTGGTCACAGCGGCTGGCAGCCATCGCACCGGCTCTGGTGCGATGCGCAAGGCGCGCTGCAGGCGGCCATGCCGGCCTACCTGAAGCAGCATTCCTACGGCGAATACGTGTTCGATCACGCCTGGGCCGATGCCTGCAGGCGTGCGGGTATCGCCTATTACCCCAAGCTACTGGGCGCCGTGCCGTTCTCGCCGGTAACCGGCGCGCGCTTGCTCGGCGATGCCCAGGCAGCCGGGCAGTTGCTGGCGGCACTGACGGCCGGTTTGAGCACCGAGGGGTTGTCGGGCCTGCATGTGAACTTCACCAGCCCGGCCTGCGATGCAGTGATCGGGGCGTGCGAGGGGTGGCTTGAGCGACTGGGTTGTCAGTTCCACTGGCACAACCGGGGCTATCGTGATTTTCAGGATTTCCTCGACACGCTCGCTTCGCGCAAACGCAAGCAGATGCGCAAGGAGCGTGAACAGGTCGCGGGGCAGGGCATCGATTTCGAGCGGCGCGCTGGCCATGAGTTGACTGAGGCCGACTGGGATTTCGTCTACCAGTGCTACGCCAACACCTATCATGTGCGCGGCCAGGCGCCCTATCTGGCGCGGGACTTCTTCAGTCTGCTGGCCGAGCGCATGGCGGAGATGATTCGTGTGGTATTCGCCCGGCAGCATGGACGGCCGCTGGCCATGGCGTTCAGCCTGGTCGATGGCGATACCTTTTACGGTCGCTACTGGGGCTGCCTGGCCGAATTCGACCGCCTGCATTTCGAAACCTGCTTCTATCAGGGCATGGAGTGGGCCATCGCCGAAGGGCTCGAACGCTTCGATGCCGGGGCGCAGGGCGAACACAAGCTGATTCGTGGTTTCGAACCAGTAATTACCCGTTCGTGGCATCATTTGGCCCACCCGGGGTTGCAGGCAGCGGTCGCCGGGTTTCTCGAGCAGGAGCGCTCTGGCGTGCGGGTTTACGCTGAACAGGCGCGCAGTTATCTGCCCTTTCGTCAGTCTGGCGAAGCCTGA
- the putP gene encoding sodium/proline symporter PutP, which produces MTASTPMLVTFVVYIAAMVLIGLIAYLRTKNLSDYILGGRSLGSFVTALSAGASDMSGWLLMGLPGAIFVAGLSESWIAIGLIAGAYLNWLFVAGRLRVQTEHNGNALTLPDYFTNRFEDNSRLLRIFSALVILVFFTIYCASGVVAGARLFESTFGMSYGTALWAGAAATIAYTFIGGFLAVSWTDTVQATLMIFALILTPIVVMIATGGVEPTFIAIEMQDATNFDMLKGATFVGVISLLAWGLGYFGQPHILARFMAADSVKSIPAARRISMTWMILCLGGAVAVGFFGIAYFSANPDLAGPVSENPERVFIELAKLLFNPWIAGILLSAILAAVMSTLSCQLLVCSSALTEDFYKAFLRKGASQTELVWVGRAMVLLVALIAIALAANPENRVLGLVSYAWAGFGAAFGPVVILSLVWKGMTRNGALAGMLVGAATVIVWKNWIGLGLYEIIPGFILATLAIVIFSRIGKAPSQSMLSRFDQAESEYKSV; this is translated from the coding sequence ATGACAGCTAGTACTCCAATGCTCGTCACCTTCGTGGTGTACATCGCAGCCATGGTACTGATCGGCCTGATCGCCTATCTGCGTACCAAGAACCTTTCCGACTACATTCTCGGTGGCCGCAGCCTCGGTAGCTTCGTGACCGCGCTGTCCGCTGGTGCCTCCGATATGAGTGGCTGGCTGCTGATGGGCTTGCCGGGTGCGATCTTCGTCGCCGGTCTGTCGGAAAGCTGGATCGCCATCGGCTTGATTGCCGGCGCCTATCTCAACTGGTTGTTCGTCGCCGGCCGTTTGCGCGTGCAGACCGAGCACAACGGCAATGCCCTGACCCTGCCGGATTACTTCACCAACCGTTTCGAGGACAACAGCCGCCTGCTGCGAATCTTCTCGGCGCTGGTGATCCTGGTGTTCTTCACCATCTACTGCGCCTCGGGTGTGGTGGCCGGCGCCCGCCTGTTCGAGAGTACCTTCGGCATGTCTTACGGCACCGCCCTGTGGGCCGGCGCTGCGGCGACCATCGCCTACACCTTCATCGGTGGTTTCCTGGCGGTTAGCTGGACCGATACCGTGCAGGCCACGCTGATGATCTTCGCACTGATCCTCACCCCGATCGTGGTGATGATTGCCACCGGTGGTGTAGAGCCGACCTTCATCGCCATCGAAATGCAGGATGCAACCAACTTCGACATGCTCAAGGGCGCGACCTTCGTTGGCGTGATTTCCCTGCTGGCATGGGGCCTGGGCTACTTTGGCCAGCCGCACATCCTGGCGCGCTTCATGGCGGCCGACTCGGTCAAATCGATCCCGGCAGCCCGTCGCATTTCCATGACCTGGATGATCCTCTGCCTCGGTGGCGCGGTCGCCGTGGGCTTCTTCGGTATTGCCTACTTCTCGGCCAACCCGGATCTGGCCGGCCCGGTCAGCGAAAACCCGGAGCGTGTATTCATCGAGTTGGCCAAACTGCTGTTCAACCCGTGGATCGCCGGCATCCTGCTGTCCGCCATCCTGGCCGCGGTGATGAGCACCCTGAGCTGCCAGTTGCTGGTGTGCTCCAGTGCCCTGACCGAGGACTTCTACAAGGCCTTCCTGCGAAAGGGCGCCTCGCAAACTGAACTGGTCTGGGTCGGCCGTGCCATGGTGCTGCTGGTGGCGCTGATTGCCATCGCCCTGGCTGCCAACCCGGAAAACCGTGTACTGGGCCTGGTGTCCTACGCCTGGGCCGGCTTCGGCGCTGCGTTCGGTCCGGTGGTTATCCTGTCGCTGGTGTGGAAGGGCATGACCCGTAACGGCGCCCTGGCTGGCATGCTGGTCGGCGCGGCCACCGTGATCGTGTGGAAGAACTGGATCGGTCTGGGGCTGTACGAAATCATCCCGGGCTTCATCCTCGCCACCCTGGCCATCGTCATCTTCAGCCGCATCGGTAAGGCGCCGAGCCAGTCGATGCTGAGCCGCTTCGACCAGGCCGAGAGCGAGTACAAGTCGGTCTGA
- a CDS encoding VF530 family DNA-binding protein, with protein sequence MSSNDPLHGLTLQAILTALVERIGWDGLAVHVDVRCFKHEPSIKSSLTFLRKTPWARAKVEQLYLQQFKP encoded by the coding sequence ATGAGCAGCAATGACCCGCTTCACGGCCTGACCCTGCAGGCGATACTCACCGCTCTGGTCGAGCGTATCGGTTGGGATGGCCTTGCCGTGCATGTCGATGTGCGCTGCTTCAAGCATGAGCCGAGCATCAAATCGAGCCTGACCTTTCTGCGCAAGACGCCCTGGGCGCGGGCCAAGGTCGAGCAACTCTATCTGCAGCAGTTCAAGCCCTGA
- a CDS encoding alpha/beta hydrolase: MSSSWFPLRRRRLSLIVLASLLVLLPIGCAKLEQTERELVFRIEPGTARWFSGLPAGVEDVQLQSPTLAADESLHAWWWPAPRKDAPALLYLHGSRWNLTGQLFRIEQLHAMGFSVLAVDYRGFGQSRGPLPSEASVYQDALIAWEHLVRLQPEASKRFIYGHSLGGAVAVNLAHELADDKQSPQAAGLIVESSFTNLGDVATAVSNTSLPVRWLLSQEFDSLSKIGAVGVPVLIAHGRDDRYVPARFSEALFDAAREPKQLLLIDGANHNNGLRMAGNSYRQALQALGLQIN; encoded by the coding sequence ATGTCTTCGTCCTGGTTTCCTCTGCGCCGTCGTCGCCTGAGCCTGATCGTTCTGGCCAGCCTGCTGGTCCTCCTGCCCATCGGCTGCGCCAAACTGGAGCAGACCGAGCGCGAACTGGTGTTTCGTATCGAGCCAGGCACCGCGCGCTGGTTCAGCGGCTTGCCCGCTGGCGTCGAGGACGTGCAATTGCAATCACCCACGCTCGCTGCCGATGAAAGCCTGCACGCCTGGTGGTGGCCCGCGCCGCGCAAGGACGCCCCGGCGCTGCTCTACCTGCATGGCTCGCGCTGGAACCTGACCGGCCAGTTGTTTCGCATCGAGCAGTTGCACGCCATGGGCTTCTCGGTGCTGGCAGTGGACTACCGGGGCTTCGGTCAGAGCCGTGGCCCCCTGCCCTCCGAAGCCAGCGTCTACCAGGATGCGCTGATCGCCTGGGAGCATCTGGTGCGCCTGCAACCAGAGGCGAGCAAACGCTTCATCTATGGCCATTCCCTCGGCGGCGCGGTGGCCGTCAACCTGGCCCATGAACTGGCCGACGACAAGCAGTCGCCGCAAGCGGCGGGGCTGATCGTCGAATCCAGCTTCACCAACCTGGGCGATGTGGCCACCGCAGTGAGCAATACCTCGCTACCGGTGCGCTGGCTGCTGTCGCAGGAGTTCGACTCACTGAGCAAGATCGGCGCGGTCGGCGTCCCCGTGCTGATTGCCCACGGGCGTGATGACCGCTACGTGCCCGCCCGTTTCAGCGAAGCCCTGTTCGATGCGGCCCGTGAGCCCAAGCAATTGCTGCTGATCGACGGCGCCAACCACAACAACGGCCTGCGCATGGCCGGCAACAGTTACCGCCAGGCTTTACAGGCGCTGGGGCTGCAGATCAACTGA
- a CDS encoding transglycosylase domain-containing protein, with translation MGAAWQGKPRQSDLVAKTGRYWRLTFYLVLAVLVLATTALLVFESRSAHFQSRELSRYAASLSYQVEPGPSERIVYPSDGPFDKRQGYAYLPLLLERLQQRDYQITEQSRFSDELMTYSSRGLFPPFLEKSQSGLSISDCRGTPFYEFRYPQQGYADFASIAPLVVDSLLFIENRHLLDASQPLANPAVDWPRFAMAALSQLGKMLDVQDQSAGGSTLATQLEKYRHSPDGLTLSAGEKLRQMISASVRAYQQGPQTLEARQRIVRDYLNSVPLSAAPGHGEVHGLADGLRIWYGADFERTNALLDPRHSPDASLAERGLALRQVLSLMIAQRRPSYYLAQGRRDMEALTESHIRLLANAGLITADLRDAALSQKLQYRDWQQEPNLRAVESDKGISVARSRLSNLLGMPLYDLDRLDLSTRSTLQRDLQQQASTYLQNLANPDFAGKIGLFGERLLSPEKTAEVRYSFTLFERTPTGSRVRVQTDSTDQPFDINEGSKLELGSTAKLRVLATYLEIIAELHQRHAGKSPAELRQVDIAEQDYLSRWAVGYLQANPEADLASMLEDALERRYSASPNERFFTGGGLHTFGNFRREDNGRNPTLRESLRESINLPFVRLMRDLVRYSTYQNSAELLKDDKDPRRQEYLQRFADQEGRTFLLRFWRKYQGQPPQQRLETFINGLRQTPVRLGAVHRYLLPQADEATFAAFLRAQLPQENLSEQLIARLYKEYAPGAYSLPDQGYIARVHPLELWLLGYLTDNPQASFSDAVAASVDERQEVYGWLLRTRHKSARDSRIRIMLEVEAFSDIHRRWQNLGYPFQHLVPSLATALGSSGDRPAALAELMGIIQNDGIRQPVLRIDELHFAAGTPYETRVERDTHGGMRVMQSEVAAALRNALSQVVEGGTARRLQGTFQLQDGQSLTLGGKTGTGDNRIESVGAGGRVISSRAMNRTATFVFFLGPRHYGTLTAFVPGRDAERFTFTSALPVQVLKGMAPILAPYLEPGSATLCTTPASPAQISRR, from the coding sequence ATGGGTGCAGCATGGCAAGGCAAACCACGGCAGAGTGACCTGGTTGCGAAAACAGGGCGTTACTGGCGCCTGACGTTCTACCTTGTGCTGGCGGTTCTGGTACTGGCCACTACTGCCCTGCTGGTATTCGAATCGCGCAGCGCACATTTTCAATCACGCGAGCTGAGCCGTTATGCCGCAAGCCTCAGCTACCAAGTCGAACCTGGCCCCAGCGAACGGATCGTTTACCCAAGCGACGGCCCTTTCGACAAGCGCCAGGGTTACGCGTACCTGCCGCTACTGCTGGAACGCCTGCAGCAGCGCGATTATCAGATTACCGAGCAGTCGCGCTTCTCCGACGAACTGATGACCTACAGCAGCCGCGGGTTATTCCCACCCTTTCTCGAGAAGAGCCAGAGCGGCCTGAGCATCAGCGACTGCCGGGGTACGCCCTTCTACGAATTTCGTTACCCGCAGCAGGGCTACGCCGACTTCGCCAGTATCGCGCCGCTGGTGGTCGATAGCCTGTTGTTCATCGAGAACCGACACCTGCTCGATGCGTCGCAACCGCTGGCCAACCCGGCGGTAGACTGGCCACGCTTCGCCATGGCAGCGCTGTCGCAGCTGGGCAAAATGCTCGACGTGCAGGACCAGTCCGCTGGCGGCAGCACCCTGGCGACTCAGCTGGAGAAGTACCGTCATTCTCCCGATGGCTTGACGCTGTCTGCCGGAGAGAAGCTGCGGCAGATGATTTCCGCCAGCGTGCGCGCCTACCAGCAAGGGCCACAGACACTGGAAGCACGGCAGCGCATCGTGCGCGACTACCTCAACAGCGTGCCTCTCTCCGCCGCCCCCGGCCATGGCGAAGTACACGGCCTGGCTGATGGGCTGCGCATCTGGTACGGCGCCGACTTCGAGCGCACCAATGCCCTGCTCGACCCGCGTCACTCACCTGACGCCAGCCTGGCCGAGCGCGGCCTGGCGCTGCGCCAGGTGCTGTCGCTGATGATCGCCCAGCGCCGCCCCTCCTATTACCTCGCGCAAGGGCGCCGCGACATGGAGGCACTGACCGAAAGCCATATCCGCCTGCTCGCCAACGCCGGGCTGATCACCGCCGACCTGCGCGACGCCGCGCTCTCGCAGAAACTGCAGTATCGCGACTGGCAGCAGGAGCCCAATCTGCGCGCCGTGGAAAGTGACAAAGGCATCAGCGTGGCGCGCTCACGCCTTTCCAATCTGCTGGGCATGCCACTGTACGACCTGGATCGTCTCGACCTCTCCACACGCAGCACGCTGCAGCGCGACCTGCAGCAACAGGCCAGCACTTACCTGCAGAACCTCGCCAATCCGGACTTCGCCGGCAAGATCGGTCTGTTCGGCGAGCGCCTGCTATCGCCTGAGAAAACCGCGGAAGTACGCTACAGCTTCACCCTGTTCGAGCGCACACCGACCGGCAGCCGGGTACGCGTGCAGACCGACAGCACCGACCAGCCTTTCGACATCAACGAGGGCAGCAAGCTGGAGCTCGGTTCCACCGCCAAACTGCGGGTGCTGGCCACCTACCTGGAAATCATCGCCGAACTGCATCAGCGCCATGCCGGCAAGAGCCCGGCCGAGCTGCGCCAGGTGGATATCGCCGAGCAGGACTACCTCAGCCGCTGGGCCGTGGGCTACCTGCAAGCCAACCCCGAAGCCGACCTGGCCAGCATGCTGGAAGATGCGCTGGAGCGGCGCTACTCCGCCAGCCCGAATGAGCGCTTCTTCACCGGCGGCGGATTGCACACCTTCGGCAACTTCCGCCGCGAGGACAATGGCCGCAACCCGACCCTGCGCGAGTCGCTGCGCGAATCGATCAATCTGCCGTTCGTGCGTCTGATGCGCGACCTGGTGCGCTACAGCACCTACCAGAACAGCGCCGAGCTGCTCAAGGACGACAAGGATCCGCGCCGCCAGGAATACCTGCAGCGCTTCGCCGACCAGGAAGGGCGCACGTTCCTCCTGCGCTTCTGGCGCAAGTACCAGGGCCAGCCGCCGCAGCAGCGTCTGGAGACCTTCATCAATGGTCTGCGTCAGACGCCGGTACGCCTGGGTGCCGTGCACCGTTACCTGCTGCCGCAGGCCGACGAAGCGACCTTCGCCGCCTTCCTGCGGGCGCAACTGCCGCAGGAAAACCTCAGTGAGCAACTCATCGCCCGCCTGTACAAGGAGTACGCCCCCGGTGCCTACAGCCTGCCGGATCAGGGCTATATCGCCCGCGTGCATCCGCTGGAACTGTGGCTGCTGGGTTATTTGACCGATAACCCGCAGGCGAGCTTCAGCGACGCCGTGGCGGCCAGTGTCGACGAGCGTCAGGAGGTCTACGGCTGGCTGCTGCGCACCCGGCACAAGAGTGCCCGTGACAGTCGCATTCGCATCATGCTGGAAGTCGAAGCCTTCTCCGACATTCACCGGCGCTGGCAGAACCTCGGTTATCCCTTCCAGCATCTGGTGCCATCACTGGCCACCGCCCTGGGCAGCTCCGGTGACCGGCCGGCAGCGCTGGCGGAACTGATGGGCATCATCCAGAACGACGGTATCCGGCAGCCGGTACTGCGCATCGACGAACTGCATTTCGCCGCTGGCACGCCTTACGAAACACGGGTCGAGCGCGATACTCATGGCGGCATGCGGGTGATGCAGTCCGAGGTCGCGGCGGCGCTGCGCAATGCCCTTTCTCAGGTCGTCGAGGGTGGCACCGCCCGGCGCCTGCAAGGCACCTTTCAACTGCAGGACGGCCAAAGCCTGACGCTTGGCGGCAAAACCGGAACCGGTGACAACCGCATCGAAAGCGTGGGCGCGGGCGGACGGGTGATCAGCTCGCGAGCCATGAACCGCACAGCCACCTTCGTGTTCTTCCTCGGCCCGCGCCACTACGGCACCCTCACCGCATTCGTACCGGGGCGTGATGCCGAGCGATTCACCTTCACCTCGGCGCTGCCGGTACAGGTGCTCAAGGGCATGGCGCCGATCCTCGCGCCTTATCTCGAACCGGGCAGCGCGACCCTGTGTACCACGCCCGCAAGTCCGGCGCAGATCAGCAGGCGGTAA
- a CDS encoding class I SAM-dependent methyltransferase — MQRDHREQLQQSWQANADAWAAAVREQRIESRRLVTDAAIIQAVLALQPRRVLDIGCGEGWLCRGLAEHGIEPVGVDASAPLIDAARAACDGRSQYRVCGYAELDAHADELGRFEVLVCNFALLEDPLQPILRSLHGLLAPGGSLLIQTLHPWRASHGEPYQDGWRVEDFVGFGEGFQAPMPWFFRTLQSWLALMGETGWRLEWLQEPLHPESVQPVSLLLLLKPL; from the coding sequence ATGCAACGCGACCACCGGGAACAACTTCAGCAAAGCTGGCAGGCCAATGCCGATGCCTGGGCGGCTGCGGTGCGTGAGCAACGCATCGAGAGCCGGCGGCTGGTTACCGATGCCGCCATCATTCAGGCCGTGCTGGCATTGCAACCCAGGCGTGTGCTGGACATTGGCTGCGGTGAGGGCTGGTTGTGCCGTGGTCTGGCTGAGCACGGCATCGAACCGGTCGGGGTCGATGCCTCTGCACCGCTGATCGACGCGGCGCGCGCGGCGTGCGATGGGCGCAGTCAATATCGTGTCTGTGGCTATGCCGAGCTGGACGCGCATGCCGATGAGCTTGGGCGTTTCGAGGTGCTGGTGTGTAATTTCGCCCTGCTCGAAGACCCACTGCAGCCGATTTTGCGCAGCTTACATGGGCTGCTCGCACCAGGCGGCAGCCTGCTGATTCAGACTCTGCATCCGTGGCGTGCCAGTCATGGTGAGCCTTATCAGGACGGTTGGCGGGTAGAGGATTTCGTTGGCTTCGGTGAGGGATTCCAGGCGCCCATGCCCTGGTTCTTTCGGACGCTGCAATCCTGGCTGGCGCTGATGGGCGAAACCGGCTGGCGCCTGGAGTGGCTGCAGGAGCCGCTCCACCCCGAAAGTGTTCAGCCAGTCTCCCTGCTGTTATTGCTCAAGCCACTGTGA